Below is a window of Sporosarcina ureae DNA.
AGCTAGTTTAACGACTAGTTTATCAGCATCCGGCTCTGTCATTAAGATTTTCTCTGCATTTTTCATTACGCGGTCAATATGATCGAGATCATGGCTTGCATCAAATTTATTGTAAATCCCTTCGACTTCTGACCTGCACTTCGCTATCATTTCTTTCATTGAACCCGGTCCCTTCTTTTTATCGTGTAAAAAGGAAAGGCTGCCAAGGGGCCCCTTTCCTTTTGTTATATTCAGTGTACATTATTCCACATAACTTGTCAGATAGCCGTATCCTTTAGCTTCCATCTCTTCTAGAGGTACGAAGTCGATCGCTGCGCTATTTATACAATAACGTAATCCACCGCGATCTTTCGGTCCATCAGGAAAGATATGGCCGAGGTGACTATCGCCCGCACGACTTCTTACTTCAGTTCGCACCATATTGAAACTTTTATCTGTATGTTCCGTCATAACTTCTGGTATGATCGGCTGCGTAAAACTCGGCCAACCACATTGCGAGTCATACTTATCCGCACTTGAGAATAAAGGTTCCCCTGTTGCGACATCTATATAAATGCCGTCTTCAAATGTATCCCAGTACTCATTCGAGAATGCCGCTTCTGTATTGTTGTCTTGTGTCACTTGATATTGAGCTTTCGTCAATTTCTTTTTCAATTCTTCATCGCTCGGCTTCGGATAGTCCGCAGCGTCAATTACAGACGGAATGTCTTGATCTTCAAGTGTATCGAATTCTACATGACAGTACCCATCTGGATTTTTCTCTAAGTAATCTTGATGATATTCTTCTGCCAGAGTATAGCTCGTTAATGGCTCTACTTCTGTAACAATTTTCTCGTCATAACGCTCTTGTTCTTTCGCAACGACTTCATCAATGATTATTTTGTCGTCGGGATTCGTATAATAAATACCTGATCGATATTGTGTACCACGGTCATTTCCCTGTTTATTCAAAGATGTCGGATCGACAATCATGAAAAAGTGCTCCACAATTGTTTTCAAGTCTGTACGCTCTGGATCGAATTGCACATGCACTGTTTCCGCGTGACCTGTTTTGCCTGTAATGACTTCATTGTATGTCGGATTTTCCGTTGTGCCGTTCGCAAAGCCAGACGTTACATCAGATACACCATACACTCTTTCCATGTAAGCTTCCACGCCCCAGAAACAACCTCCAGCCAAATAGATGTCCTGAAGATTTTCTTCATTAAATGTTAGATCTTCATTCGGATTGGCTGGATACTTGGAATCTGAGGAAGCAGTCAGTGAACCTAGACTAGTGGATGAATCTGAATTTCCTATGCCACATCCTGCAAGCAGCAAGATGCAACATAAACTAAGTATATATTTCAGTTTCATAATAAAGGACTCCCCTCATTAATTAATTTGTGCCATAGCATCGATGATTTGTTCATTCGATAAGTGTCCTGGTTGTGAGCGGACTAGTTTTCCTTTTGTATCAATGAAAGCAGATGTTGGATACCCTTTCACATTGAAGTCTTGCACTAGACTGCCACCATCATTTAATAACACCGGTAAATCGTCTACATTTTGAACACCTTTGAACCATTTTATGAAGTCATCATGTTTCTTTTCATTATTATAACCAGGTGCTACTACAGTCAACACTTCGAAATCAGTAGATTCCCTAGCTAGTGTATTCACTTCATCGAGACCTGCTAGACAGATAGGACACCAAGAAGCCCAAAACTTTACATACACTTTCTTGCCTTCATAATCCGCAAGACTGACGGTTTTTCCATCAAAGTCCTGTAAAGCAATGTCATTCGCGCTACTCGCTGTATCAGAAGACGAACAAGCACCTAAAACGGCAACAATTGCCAACAACATAATGAACTTTTTCAACATGGTGATTCCTCCTTTTTCCTATTCATATACCTAGTATAAAATGAATACATGGTAGAAAGTATTGAATAAGACTCGGAAAAAATTTAAAATGAGTAAATGCCGACATTTTCCGACAAAAAGTAGTTCTTCGCCTATAACTGTTGACAATTTGTCAACAAGCATTTATTATTTTGAGAGCGAAGAAATTTTTACGTTGTCTTGGAAAAGGAGGGATAGTATCATGTCAGAAGGCAGCCTTGGTTTGAGTATAGGGCAGTTATTGCGTGAAGTATTAGAAGAACGTTCATTGTCCATGCGTAAACTAAGCGAACTTACAGATATTGATACTGCGACGATCTCCCGAATCATCAACGACAAACGAAAAGCAACACTTGATCATCTGGAGAAATTTGCGACGATTTTAGACATCCCATTAGCAAAACTACTTCAAGCGGCAGGCTATCCAGTTAATCAAAAAAACGCAAAGCGGACAGCTTATGACGAAACCATTCAACAACTGGTTGATACATCAGAA
It encodes the following:
- the msrB gene encoding peptide-methionine (R)-S-oxide reductase MsrB — translated: MKLKYILSLCCILLLAGCGIGNSDSSTSLGSLTASSDSKYPANPNEDLTFNEENLQDIYLAGGCFWGVEAYMERVYGVSDVTSGFANGTTENPTYNEVITGKTGHAETVHVQFDPERTDLKTIVEHFFMIVDPTSLNKQGNDRGTQYRSGIYYTNPDDKIIIDEVVAKEQERYDEKIVTEVEPLTSYTLAEEYHQDYLEKNPDGYCHVEFDTLEDQDIPSVIDAADYPKPSDEELKKKLTKAQYQVTQDNNTEAAFSNEYWDTFEDGIYIDVATGEPLFSSADKYDSQCGWPSFTQPIIPEVMTEHTDKSFNMVRTEVRSRAGDSHLGHIFPDGPKDRGGLRYCINSAAIDFVPLEEMEAKGYGYLTSYVE
- a CDS encoding redoxin family protein produces the protein MLKKFIMLLAIVAVLGACSSSDTASSANDIALQDFDGKTVSLADYEGKKVYVKFWASWCPICLAGLDEVNTLARESTDFEVLTVVAPGYNNEKKHDDFIKWFKGVQNVDDLPVLLNDGGSLVQDFNVKGYPTSAFIDTKGKLVRSQPGHLSNEQIIDAMAQIN